Proteins from a single region of Sesamum indicum cultivar Zhongzhi No. 13 linkage group LG5, S_indicum_v1.0, whole genome shotgun sequence:
- the LOC105161861 gene encoding DNA repair protein recA homolog 3, mitochondrial has product MARLLRSSSCLRRSLFPQLQESRKGVLETSTQLRDFSTKGRRKSKSDASDSGEENMSKKDLALKLALDQITASFGKGSIMWLGRSVAPRQTPVVSTGSFALDIALGIGGLPKGRVVEIYGPEASGKTTLALHVIAEAQKQGGYCVFVDAEHALDPALAEAIGVNTENLLLSQPDCGEQALSLVDTLIRSGSVDVVVVDSVAALVPKGELDGEMGDAHMAMQARLMSQALRKLSHSLSLSQTILIFTNQVRSKLSTFGGFGGPTEVTCGGNALKFYASVRLNIKRTGLVKKGEETVGSQVVVKIVKNKHAPPFKTAEFELEFGRGICREAELIDLGCKHKFITKAGAYFYMDNQSFQGKDALKRFLADNVSARDGLTEKLRQKLIDVEPENEKESIIGAIDRDTIEEVAASDTTDEEVVTAAEA; this is encoded by the exons ATGGCACGGCTTCTTCGTAGCTCTTCTTGTTTGAGACGCTCTCTGTTTCCTCAGTTGCAG GAATCTAGGAAGGGAGTACTGGAGACTTCTACTCAGCTGCGAGATTTCTCCACAAAAG GTAGAAGGAAATCAAAGTCAGACGCAAGTGATTCTGGTGAAGAGAATATGTCCAAGAAAGATTTGGCACTGAAGCTAGCTTTGGATCAGATAACAGCATCATTTGGAAAAGGATCCATTATGTGGCTTGGTAGGTCAGTTGCTCCTAGGCAGACTCCAGTAGTATCTACTGGATCATTTGCTTTGGATATTGCATTGGGAATAGGAGGACTTCCAAAG GGACGTGTGGTGGAGATATATGGCCCAGAGGCTTCTGGTAAAACAACTCTTGCTTTGCATGTGATTGCTGAGGCACAAAAACAAGGAG GTTACTGTGTCTTTGTGGATGCTGAGCATGCTCTTGATCCAGCTTTAGCTGAGGCGATTGGAGTAAATACTGAAAATTTGCTTCTCTCACAACCAGATTGTGGTGAGCAAGCTCTCAGTCTTGTGGATACCCTAATCCGGAGTGGTTCAGTTGATGTGGTGGTTGTTGATAGT GTAGCTGCTCTGGTCCCGAAAGGTGAACTTGATGGTGAAATGGGAGACGCACACATGGCAATGCAAGCAAGACTTATGAGTCAGGCTCTTCGCAAATTGAGTCACTCATTATCTCTATCACAGACaatcttaatttttactaATCAG GTGCGATCCAAGCTATCCACTTTTGGAGGATTTGGCGGTCCCACTGAAGTTACTTGTGGTGGGAATGCCCTGAAATTTTATGCTTCAGTGCGCCTCAATATTAAGAGAACAGGGCTGGTCAAAAAGGGAGAAGAG ACTGTCGGAAGCCAAGTCGTTGTGAAGATTGTAAAGAACAAGCACGCACCTCCATTTAAAACTGCAGAATTTGAGCTTGAGTTTGGTAGAGGGATTTGTCGGGAGGCTGAGCTCATAGACTTGGGATGCAAACACAAGTTCATCACAAAGGCTGGCGCATACTTCTATATGGACAATCAGAGCTTTCAAGGTAAGGATGCTCTTAAACGATTCCTGGCTGACAATGTAAGTGCAAGAGACGGTCTCACGGAGAAGCTCAGACAGAAGCTTATAGACGTTGAgccagaaaatgaaaaggagtCTATTATTGGGGCTATAGACAGAGATACCATTGAGGAGGTTGCTGCATCTGACACGACTGATGAAGAAGTCGTTACTGCCGCTGAGGCATAA
- the LOC105161862 gene encoding nucleosome assembly protein 1;2 isoform X1 — MSSNKDSFNVADLSTGEQTSDRADLVNALKNKLQDLAGKHSDVLESLSPNVRKRVDALREIQSQHDDLEAKFFEERAALEAKYQKLYQPLYTKRHEIVTGVVEVEGAINDTEATDQADGDEKGVPDFWLTAMKNNEVLAEEISERDEGALKFLNDIKWSRIDNPKGFKLEFFFDANPFFKNSVLTKTYHMIDEDEPILEKAIGTEIEWYPGKCLTQKILKKKPKKGSKNAKPITKTEQCESFFNFFSPPQVPDEDDDIDEDAAEELQNLMEQDYDIGSTIRDKIIPHAVSWFTGEAAQDEYGDIEDDEDDLDEEDDDEEEDEEEDEEDDDDEEDEDESKTRKKPSAVRKKSGRAPAGDGQQGERPPECKQQ; from the exons ATGAGCAGCAACAAGGACAGCTTCAACGTCGCTGATCTCAGCACTGGTGAGCAGACTTC GGACAGAGCTGACCTTGTTAATGCTCTAAAG AATAAACTTCAGGATCTTGCTGGTAAGCACTCGGATGTGCTGGAGAGTTTATCCCCCAATGTCAGGAAACGTGTTGATGCGCTGAGGGAAATCCAG tctcaacatgatgatTTGGAGGCAAAGTTTTTCGAGGAAAGAGCAGCACTTGAAGCTAAATACCAGAAGCTGTATCAACCACTTTATACCAAG AGACACGAAATTGTAACTGGTGTGGTTGAGGTTGAAGGAGCTATAAATGATACAGAGGCAACAGACCAGGCAGACGGAGATG AGAAAGGAGTTCCGGACTTCTGGCTCACCGCAATGAAGAACAATGAGGTGCTTGCTGAAGAG ATTTCTGAGCGTGATGAAGGGGCTTTGAAGTTCCTCAATGATATAAAGTGGTCCAGAATTGATAACCCCAAAGGGTTCAAGCTTGAATTTTTCTTCGACGCCAATCCTTTCTTCAAGAACTCTGTTTTGACTAAAACTTATCACATGATTGATGAAGATGAACCTATTTTGGAGAAAGCAATtgg GACGGAGATAGAGTGGTATCCTGGAAAATGTTTGAcacaaaaaattctgaaaaagaagCCAAAGAAAGGATCAAAAAATGCCAAGCCAATTACTAAAACGGAACAATGTGAAAGcttcttcaacttttttagCCCACCCCAAGTTCCTGACGAGGATGATGATATTGATGAAGATGCT GCTGAGGAACTCCAAAATCTAATGGAGCAAGATTATGACATTGG gTCAACCATTCGAGACAAAATCATTCCTCATGCTGTATCATGGTTCACGGGAGAGGCTGCCCAGGATGAGTATGGTGATATTGAAGATGATGAGGACGATCttgatgaagaagatgatgatgaggaggaggatgaggaagaagacgaggaagatgatgatgatgaggaggaTGAAGATGAAAGCAAGACCAGGAAAAAG CCATCAGCTGTGCGCAAG AAGAGTGGAAGAGCACCCGCAGGTGATGGGCAGCAGGGTGAAAGGCCTCCAGAGTGCAAGCAACAGTAG
- the LOC105161862 gene encoding nucleosome assembly protein 1;2 isoform X2, which translates to MSSNKDSFNVADLSTGEQTSADLVNALKNKLQDLAGKHSDVLESLSPNVRKRVDALREIQSQHDDLEAKFFEERAALEAKYQKLYQPLYTKRHEIVTGVVEVEGAINDTEATDQADGDEKGVPDFWLTAMKNNEVLAEEISERDEGALKFLNDIKWSRIDNPKGFKLEFFFDANPFFKNSVLTKTYHMIDEDEPILEKAIGTEIEWYPGKCLTQKILKKKPKKGSKNAKPITKTEQCESFFNFFSPPQVPDEDDDIDEDAAEELQNLMEQDYDIGSTIRDKIIPHAVSWFTGEAAQDEYGDIEDDEDDLDEEDDDEEEDEEEDEEDDDDEEDEDESKTRKKKSGRAPAGDGQQGERPPECKQQ; encoded by the exons ATGAGCAGCAACAAGGACAGCTTCAACGTCGCTGATCTCAGCACTGGTGAGCAGACTTC AGCTGACCTTGTTAATGCTCTAAAG AATAAACTTCAGGATCTTGCTGGTAAGCACTCGGATGTGCTGGAGAGTTTATCCCCCAATGTCAGGAAACGTGTTGATGCGCTGAGGGAAATCCAG tctcaacatgatgatTTGGAGGCAAAGTTTTTCGAGGAAAGAGCAGCACTTGAAGCTAAATACCAGAAGCTGTATCAACCACTTTATACCAAG AGACACGAAATTGTAACTGGTGTGGTTGAGGTTGAAGGAGCTATAAATGATACAGAGGCAACAGACCAGGCAGACGGAGATG AGAAAGGAGTTCCGGACTTCTGGCTCACCGCAATGAAGAACAATGAGGTGCTTGCTGAAGAG ATTTCTGAGCGTGATGAAGGGGCTTTGAAGTTCCTCAATGATATAAAGTGGTCCAGAATTGATAACCCCAAAGGGTTCAAGCTTGAATTTTTCTTCGACGCCAATCCTTTCTTCAAGAACTCTGTTTTGACTAAAACTTATCACATGATTGATGAAGATGAACCTATTTTGGAGAAAGCAATtgg GACGGAGATAGAGTGGTATCCTGGAAAATGTTTGAcacaaaaaattctgaaaaagaagCCAAAGAAAGGATCAAAAAATGCCAAGCCAATTACTAAAACGGAACAATGTGAAAGcttcttcaacttttttagCCCACCCCAAGTTCCTGACGAGGATGATGATATTGATGAAGATGCT GCTGAGGAACTCCAAAATCTAATGGAGCAAGATTATGACATTGG gTCAACCATTCGAGACAAAATCATTCCTCATGCTGTATCATGGTTCACGGGAGAGGCTGCCCAGGATGAGTATGGTGATATTGAAGATGATGAGGACGATCttgatgaagaagatgatgatgaggaggaggatgaggaagaagacgaggaagatgatgatgatgaggaggaTGAAGATGAAAGCAAGACCAGGAAAAAG AAGAGTGGAAGAGCACCCGCAGGTGATGGGCAGCAGGGTGAAAGGCCTCCAGAGTGCAAGCAACAGTAG
- the LOC105161864 gene encoding RNA cytidine acetyltransferase 2-like isoform X2, with protein MAVSIFVINSNSQEELPPLEDCRLYRVNITELLSKPDVYESFFNVLSDVSDGEINREMLKIMAANRRHELYVLLGPVVNWDGDTPIIYSGIQVCVEGNIADVPDLGGEKFSDCFFVFRDMPENLDFPELVGVNILKVYAVEQDYANTAVQLMTRYYNGDAAEDALQLIPELEGHIFIQLQTRTWPLVHYVGVFDKPNLALFDHWTSNGFSPIIIGKIKYLKYKKEVVCAMIKWLNDYEPIVAANIFWSHPQLFSLARNNFKKWLSGDLNSVDHSFAARILEMEFYSCRSPILKERPWNEVEDRIIVAINRGAPVSLEVMDPVIRKVADIYFNAVLPIMLSEVDRSLLLLRGLQFRPTDEIMRIMNLSEEDIRQSLGKTLATAFDYVYGLLPEVVD; from the exons ATGGCGgtttctatttttgttataaattcgAACTCTCAAGAGGAACTTCCGCCGCTGGAAGATTGCCGGCTGTACAGGGTCAATATTACGGAGCTTCTTTCAAAGCCAGACGTATATGAGTCTTTCTTCAAT GTACTGTCTGATGTCAGTGACGGTGAAATAAATAGAGAAATGTTGAAAATAATGGCTGCTAATAGGCGGCATGAACTTTACGTTCTTCTTG GTCCTGTGGTGAATTGGGATGGAGATACACCAATCATCTACTCTGGGATTCAG GTTTGTGTGGAAGGAAACATCGCAGATGTTCCTGACTTAGGTGGTGAAAAGTTTTCTGATTGTTTCTTTGTGTTCCGGGATATGCCGGAAAACCTGGATTTTCCAGAACTTGTTGGAGTAAATATTCTGAAAGTGTATGCAGTAGAG CAAGATTATGCAAATACTGCAGTGCAACTAATGACAAG ATATTACAATGGTGATGCAGCAGAGGATGCTTTACAATTG ATTCCAGAGTTAGAAGGCCATATTTTCATTCAGCTTCAGACAAGAACTTGGCCTTTAGTACACTATGTGGGAGTATTTGACAAACCGAATCTAGCTCTGTTTGATCATTGGACGTCAAATGGTTTTTCACCAATCATCATTGGAAAAATTAAG TATCTAAAGTATAAGAAAGAGGTAGTCTGTGCCATGATAAAGTGGTTGAATGATTATGAGCCAATTGTTGCTGCAAATATTTTCTGGTCTCACCCTCAGCTATTCTCAC TTGCtcgaaataattttaagaaatggcTGTCCGGCGATCTGAATTCCGTAGATCATTCATTTGCCGCGAG GATCCTTGAAATGGAATTTTATAGCTGTAGATCACCCATTCTTAAAGAGAGGCCCTGGAATGAAGTTGAAGATCGCATAATCGTTGCTATCAATCGAGGAGCACCAGTCAGTCTAGAG GTGATGGATCCAGTGATACGGAAAGTTGCTGACATATACTTTAATGCTGTCCTTCCCATTATGTTGTCTGAAGTTGATCGGTCTCTGTTGCTGCTTCGTGGTTTGCAATTTCGTCCAACTGATGAGATAATG AGGATCATGAATTTATCAGAAGAGGACATCAGACAATCACTTGGAAAGACTCTTGCGACGGCATTTGACTATGTATATGGGCTATTACCAGAG GTTGTGGATTAG
- the LOC105161864 gene encoding uncharacterized protein LOC105161864 isoform X5, translated as MAVSIFVINSNSQEELPPLEDCRLYRVNITELLSKPDVYESFFNVLSDVSDGEINREMLKIMAANRRHELYVLLGPVVNWDGDTPIIYSGIQVCVEGNIADVPDLGGEKFSDCFFVFRDMPENLDFPELVGVNILKVYAVEQDYANTAVQLMTRYYNGDAAEDALQLTHTCALIVARNNFKKWLSGDLNSVDHSFAARILEMEFYSCRSPILKERPWNEVEDRIIVAINRGAPVSLEVMDPVIRKVADIYFNAVLPIMLSEVDRSLLLLRGLQFRPTDEIMVNSYAKQCYSFFLPAAAEDHEFIRRGHQTITWKDSCDGI; from the exons ATGGCGgtttctatttttgttataaattcgAACTCTCAAGAGGAACTTCCGCCGCTGGAAGATTGCCGGCTGTACAGGGTCAATATTACGGAGCTTCTTTCAAAGCCAGACGTATATGAGTCTTTCTTCAAT GTACTGTCTGATGTCAGTGACGGTGAAATAAATAGAGAAATGTTGAAAATAATGGCTGCTAATAGGCGGCATGAACTTTACGTTCTTCTTG GTCCTGTGGTGAATTGGGATGGAGATACACCAATCATCTACTCTGGGATTCAG GTTTGTGTGGAAGGAAACATCGCAGATGTTCCTGACTTAGGTGGTGAAAAGTTTTCTGATTGTTTCTTTGTGTTCCGGGATATGCCGGAAAACCTGGATTTTCCAGAACTTGTTGGAGTAAATATTCTGAAAGTGTATGCAGTAGAG CAAGATTATGCAAATACTGCAGTGCAACTAATGACAAG ATATTACAATGGTGATGCAGCAGAGGATGCTTTACAATTG ACTCATACTTGTGCTCTCATAGTTGCtcgaaataattttaagaaatggcTGTCCGGCGATCTGAATTCCGTAGATCATTCATTTGCCGCGAG GATCCTTGAAATGGAATTTTATAGCTGTAGATCACCCATTCTTAAAGAGAGGCCCTGGAATGAAGTTGAAGATCGCATAATCGTTGCTATCAATCGAGGAGCACCAGTCAGTCTAGAG GTGATGGATCCAGTGATACGGAAAGTTGCTGACATATACTTTAATGCTGTCCTTCCCATTATGTTGTCTGAAGTTGATCGGTCTCTGTTGCTGCTTCGTGGTTTGCAATTTCGTCCAACTGATGAGATAATGGTCAATAGCTACGCTAAACAATGTTACAGTTTCTTTCTTCCAGCTGCAGCTG AGGATCATGAATTTATCAGAAGAGGACATCAGACAATCACTTGGAAAGACTCTTGCGACGGCATTTGA
- the LOC105161864 gene encoding RNA cytidine acetyltransferase 2-like isoform X4 — translation MAVSIFVINSNSQEELPPLEDCRLYRVNITELLSKPDVYESFFNVLSDVSDGEINREMLKIMAANRRHELYVLLGPVVNWDGDTPIIYSGIQVCVEGNIADVPDLGGEKFSDCFFVFRDMPENLDFPELVGVNILKVYAVEQDYANTAVQLMTRYYNGDAAEDALQLIPELEGHIFIQLQTRTWPLVHYVGVFDKPNLALFDHWTSNGFSPIIIGKIKTHTCALIVARNNFKKWLSGDLNSVDHSFAARILEMEFYSCRSPILKERPWNEVEDRIIVAINRGAPVSLEVMDPVIRKVADIYFNAVLPIMLSEVDRSLLLLRGLQFRPTDEIMVNSYAKQCYSFFLPAAAEDHEFIRRGHQTITWKDSCDGI, via the exons ATGGCGgtttctatttttgttataaattcgAACTCTCAAGAGGAACTTCCGCCGCTGGAAGATTGCCGGCTGTACAGGGTCAATATTACGGAGCTTCTTTCAAAGCCAGACGTATATGAGTCTTTCTTCAAT GTACTGTCTGATGTCAGTGACGGTGAAATAAATAGAGAAATGTTGAAAATAATGGCTGCTAATAGGCGGCATGAACTTTACGTTCTTCTTG GTCCTGTGGTGAATTGGGATGGAGATACACCAATCATCTACTCTGGGATTCAG GTTTGTGTGGAAGGAAACATCGCAGATGTTCCTGACTTAGGTGGTGAAAAGTTTTCTGATTGTTTCTTTGTGTTCCGGGATATGCCGGAAAACCTGGATTTTCCAGAACTTGTTGGAGTAAATATTCTGAAAGTGTATGCAGTAGAG CAAGATTATGCAAATACTGCAGTGCAACTAATGACAAG ATATTACAATGGTGATGCAGCAGAGGATGCTTTACAATTG ATTCCAGAGTTAGAAGGCCATATTTTCATTCAGCTTCAGACAAGAACTTGGCCTTTAGTACACTATGTGGGAGTATTTGACAAACCGAATCTAGCTCTGTTTGATCATTGGACGTCAAATGGTTTTTCACCAATCATCATTGGAAAAATTAAG ACTCATACTTGTGCTCTCATAGTTGCtcgaaataattttaagaaatggcTGTCCGGCGATCTGAATTCCGTAGATCATTCATTTGCCGCGAG GATCCTTGAAATGGAATTTTATAGCTGTAGATCACCCATTCTTAAAGAGAGGCCCTGGAATGAAGTTGAAGATCGCATAATCGTTGCTATCAATCGAGGAGCACCAGTCAGTCTAGAG GTGATGGATCCAGTGATACGGAAAGTTGCTGACATATACTTTAATGCTGTCCTTCCCATTATGTTGTCTGAAGTTGATCGGTCTCTGTTGCTGCTTCGTGGTTTGCAATTTCGTCCAACTGATGAGATAATGGTCAATAGCTACGCTAAACAATGTTACAGTTTCTTTCTTCCAGCTGCAGCTG AGGATCATGAATTTATCAGAAGAGGACATCAGACAATCACTTGGAAAGACTCTTGCGACGGCATTTGA
- the LOC105161864 gene encoding RNA cytidine acetyltransferase 2-like isoform X1: protein MAVSIFVINSNSQEELPPLEDCRLYRVNITELLSKPDVYESFFNVLSDVSDGEINREMLKIMAANRRHELYVLLGPVVNWDGDTPIIYSGIQVCVEGNIADVPDLGGEKFSDCFFVFRDMPENLDFPELVGVNILKVYAVEQDYANTAVQLMTRYYNGDAAEDALQLIPELEGHIFIQLQTRTWPLVHYVGVFDKPNLALFDHWTSNGFSPIIIGKIKYLKYKKEVVCAMIKWLNDYEPIVAANIFWSHPQLFSLARNNFKKWLSGDLNSVDHSFAARILEMEFYSCRSPILKERPWNEVEDRIIVAINRGAPVSLEVMDPVIRKVADIYFNAVLPIMLSEVDRSLLLLRGLQFRPTDEIMVNSYAKQCYSFFLPAAAEDHEFIRRGHQTITWKDSCDGI from the exons ATGGCGgtttctatttttgttataaattcgAACTCTCAAGAGGAACTTCCGCCGCTGGAAGATTGCCGGCTGTACAGGGTCAATATTACGGAGCTTCTTTCAAAGCCAGACGTATATGAGTCTTTCTTCAAT GTACTGTCTGATGTCAGTGACGGTGAAATAAATAGAGAAATGTTGAAAATAATGGCTGCTAATAGGCGGCATGAACTTTACGTTCTTCTTG GTCCTGTGGTGAATTGGGATGGAGATACACCAATCATCTACTCTGGGATTCAG GTTTGTGTGGAAGGAAACATCGCAGATGTTCCTGACTTAGGTGGTGAAAAGTTTTCTGATTGTTTCTTTGTGTTCCGGGATATGCCGGAAAACCTGGATTTTCCAGAACTTGTTGGAGTAAATATTCTGAAAGTGTATGCAGTAGAG CAAGATTATGCAAATACTGCAGTGCAACTAATGACAAG ATATTACAATGGTGATGCAGCAGAGGATGCTTTACAATTG ATTCCAGAGTTAGAAGGCCATATTTTCATTCAGCTTCAGACAAGAACTTGGCCTTTAGTACACTATGTGGGAGTATTTGACAAACCGAATCTAGCTCTGTTTGATCATTGGACGTCAAATGGTTTTTCACCAATCATCATTGGAAAAATTAAG TATCTAAAGTATAAGAAAGAGGTAGTCTGTGCCATGATAAAGTGGTTGAATGATTATGAGCCAATTGTTGCTGCAAATATTTTCTGGTCTCACCCTCAGCTATTCTCAC TTGCtcgaaataattttaagaaatggcTGTCCGGCGATCTGAATTCCGTAGATCATTCATTTGCCGCGAG GATCCTTGAAATGGAATTTTATAGCTGTAGATCACCCATTCTTAAAGAGAGGCCCTGGAATGAAGTTGAAGATCGCATAATCGTTGCTATCAATCGAGGAGCACCAGTCAGTCTAGAG GTGATGGATCCAGTGATACGGAAAGTTGCTGACATATACTTTAATGCTGTCCTTCCCATTATGTTGTCTGAAGTTGATCGGTCTCTGTTGCTGCTTCGTGGTTTGCAATTTCGTCCAACTGATGAGATAATGGTCAATAGCTACGCTAAACAATGTTACAGTTTCTTTCTTCCAGCTGCAGCTG AGGATCATGAATTTATCAGAAGAGGACATCAGACAATCACTTGGAAAGACTCTTGCGACGGCATTTGA
- the LOC105161864 gene encoding RNA cytidine acetyltransferase 2-like isoform X3 — protein MAVSIFVINSNSQEELPPLEDCRLYRVNITELLSKPDVLSDVSDGEINREMLKIMAANRRHELYVLLGPVVNWDGDTPIIYSGIQVCVEGNIADVPDLGGEKFSDCFFVFRDMPENLDFPELVGVNILKVYAVEQDYANTAVQLMTRYYNGDAAEDALQLIPELEGHIFIQLQTRTWPLVHYVGVFDKPNLALFDHWTSNGFSPIIIGKIKYLKYKKEVVCAMIKWLNDYEPIVAANIFWSHPQLFSLARNNFKKWLSGDLNSVDHSFAARILEMEFYSCRSPILKERPWNEVEDRIIVAINRGAPVSLEVMDPVIRKVADIYFNAVLPIMLSEVDRSLLLLRGLQFRPTDEIMVNSYAKQCYSFFLPAAAEDHEFIRRGHQTITWKDSCDGI, from the exons ATGGCGgtttctatttttgttataaattcgAACTCTCAAGAGGAACTTCCGCCGCTGGAAGATTGCCGGCTGTACAGGGTCAATATTACGGAGCTTCTTTCAAAGCCAGAC GTACTGTCTGATGTCAGTGACGGTGAAATAAATAGAGAAATGTTGAAAATAATGGCTGCTAATAGGCGGCATGAACTTTACGTTCTTCTTG GTCCTGTGGTGAATTGGGATGGAGATACACCAATCATCTACTCTGGGATTCAG GTTTGTGTGGAAGGAAACATCGCAGATGTTCCTGACTTAGGTGGTGAAAAGTTTTCTGATTGTTTCTTTGTGTTCCGGGATATGCCGGAAAACCTGGATTTTCCAGAACTTGTTGGAGTAAATATTCTGAAAGTGTATGCAGTAGAG CAAGATTATGCAAATACTGCAGTGCAACTAATGACAAG ATATTACAATGGTGATGCAGCAGAGGATGCTTTACAATTG ATTCCAGAGTTAGAAGGCCATATTTTCATTCAGCTTCAGACAAGAACTTGGCCTTTAGTACACTATGTGGGAGTATTTGACAAACCGAATCTAGCTCTGTTTGATCATTGGACGTCAAATGGTTTTTCACCAATCATCATTGGAAAAATTAAG TATCTAAAGTATAAGAAAGAGGTAGTCTGTGCCATGATAAAGTGGTTGAATGATTATGAGCCAATTGTTGCTGCAAATATTTTCTGGTCTCACCCTCAGCTATTCTCAC TTGCtcgaaataattttaagaaatggcTGTCCGGCGATCTGAATTCCGTAGATCATTCATTTGCCGCGAG GATCCTTGAAATGGAATTTTATAGCTGTAGATCACCCATTCTTAAAGAGAGGCCCTGGAATGAAGTTGAAGATCGCATAATCGTTGCTATCAATCGAGGAGCACCAGTCAGTCTAGAG GTGATGGATCCAGTGATACGGAAAGTTGCTGACATATACTTTAATGCTGTCCTTCCCATTATGTTGTCTGAAGTTGATCGGTCTCTGTTGCTGCTTCGTGGTTTGCAATTTCGTCCAACTGATGAGATAATGGTCAATAGCTACGCTAAACAATGTTACAGTTTCTTTCTTCCAGCTGCAGCTG AGGATCATGAATTTATCAGAAGAGGACATCAGACAATCACTTGGAAAGACTCTTGCGACGGCATTTGA
- the LOC105161865 gene encoding LOW QUALITY PROTEIN: nucleosome assembly protein 1;2 (The sequence of the model RefSeq protein was modified relative to this genomic sequence to represent the inferred CDS: deleted 2 bases in 1 codon), which translates to MSSNKDSFNVADLSTGEQTPFLEILDRADLVNALKNKLQDLAGKHSDVLESLSPNVRKRVDALREIQSQHDDLEAKFFEERAALEAKYQKLYQPLYTKRHEIVTGVVEVEGGINDTEATNQADGDEKGVPDFWLTAMKNNEVLAEEINERDEGALKFLNDIKWSRIDNPKGFKLEFFFDTNPFFKNSVLTKTYHMIDEDEPILEKAIGTEIEWYPGKCLTQKILKKKPKKGSKNAKPITKTEQCESFFNFFSPPQVPDEDDDIDEDAAEELQNLMEQDYDIGSTIRDKIIPHAVSWFTGEAAEDEYGGIEDDEDDLDEEDEDDEEDEEEDEEDDDDEEDEDESKTRKKPSALRKKGGRAPAGEAQQQEGERPPECKQQ; encoded by the exons ATGAGCAGCAACAAGGACAGCTTCAACGTCGCTGATCTCAGCACTGGTGAGCAGACTCCGTTTCTGGAAATTCTT GACAGAGCTGACCTTGTTAATGCTCTAAAG AATAAACTTCAGGATCTTGCTGGTAAGCACTCGGATGTGCTAGAGAGTTTATCCCCCAATGTCAGGAAACGTGTTGATGCGCTGAGGGAAATCCAG tctcaacatgatgatTTGGAGGCAAAGTTTTTCGAGGAAAGAGCAGCACTTGAAGCTAAATACCAGAAGCTGTATCAACCACTTTATACCAAG AGACACGAAATTGTAACTGGTGTGGTTGAGGTTGAAGGAGGTATAAATGATACAGAGGCAACAAACCAGGCGGACGGAGATG AGAAAGGAGTTCCGGACTTCTGGCTCACCGCAATGAAGAACAATGAGGTGCTTGCTGAAGAG ATTAATGAGCGTGATGAAGGGGCTTTGAAGTTCCTCAATGATATAAAGTGGTCCAGAATTGATAACCCTAAAGGGTTCAAGCTAGAATTTTTCTTCGACACCAATCCTTTCTTCAAGAACTCTGTTTTGACTAAAACTTATCACATGATTGATGAAGATGAACCTATTTTGGAGAAAGCAATTGG GACGGAGATAGAGTGGTATCCCGGAAAATGTTTGAcacaaaaaattctgaaaaagaagCCGAAGAAAGGATCAAAAAATGCCAAGCCAATTACTAAAACGGAACAATGTGAAAGCTTCTTCAACTTCTTTAGCCCACCCCAAGTTCCTGACGAGGATGATGATATTGATGAAGATGCT GCTGAGGAACTCCAAAATCTAATGGAGCAAGATTATGACATTGG GTCGACCATTCGAGACAAAATCATTCCTCATGCTGTATCATGGTTCACGGGAGAGGCTGCCGAGGATGAGTATGGTGGTATTGAAGACGATGAGGACGATCTCGATGAAGAAGATGAGGATGATGAGGAggatgaggaagaagatgaggaAGATGATGACGATGAAGAGGATGAAGATGAAAGCAAGACCAGAAAGAAG CCATCAGCCCTGCGCAAG AAGGGTGGAAGAGCACCCGCTGGTGAGGCGCAGCAGCAGGAGGGTGAAAGGCCTCCAGAATGCAAGCAACAGTAG